The genomic window GTTCCGCCACCCGGCCGCAGCCGACCTCGTCACCGGCCTTGACGGCCAGCTCCACGAACGCGGTACCGGGCAGCAGCACCGCGGTGCCCACCGCGTGGTCGGCCAGCCAGGGCGCGGTGGCGGTGGCGAGCCGCCCGGTGAAGAGCATGCCGCCGCCGTCGGCGACCGTGACCGAGGCGCCGAGCAGCGGGTGTCCGGCGGCGACCAGGCCGGCCGCGGTCACATCGCCCACCGCCTGGGAGCTGCCGAGCCAGAACCGCTCGCGCTGGAAGGCGTAGGTGGGCAGGTCCACCGTGCGCACCGGTGTCCCGGCGAAGACCGCCGCCCAGTCGAGGGCGACGCCGTGCACGTGCGCCTCGGCCAGCGAGGTCAGGAAGCGCTCCGCACCGCCCTCCTCGCGGCGCAGCGAGCCGATCCCCACGGCCTCGGCGTTCAGCGCCTCCGCCGTCTCCGCCACGCTGTGCAGCAGCACCGGGTGCGGGCTGCACTCGACGAAGACGCCGTAGCCGCTGTCGAGCAGCACCTGGGTGGTGCCCTCGAAGAGCACGCTCTGGCGCAGGTTGGTGTACCAGTAGTCGGCGTCCAGGCCCGCGGTGTCGAAGAGTTCGCCGGTCACCGTGGAGTAGAACGGCACCTCGGCGGAGCGCGGGGCGAGCCCGGAGAGCTCCTTCAGCAGCCGCTCGCGGATCGACTCGACCTGGGCCGAGTGCGAGGCGTAGTCCACCGGCAGCCGCTTGGCCCGCACGCCGTCCTGCTTCAGCCCGGCGTGCAGCTGGTCCAGGGCGTCGGCGTCGCCGGAGACCACCACCGAGGCCGCGCCGTTGACGGCGGCCACCGAGAGCCGCCCCTGGTACGCGGCGAGCCGCGCACGGACCTGCTCGGCCGCCAGCGCCACCGACATCATGCCGCCGCGCGCGGACAGGTCGTCCGCGATGGCCAGGCTGCGCAGGGCCACCACCTTGGCGCCGTCGGCCAGCGAGAGCGCCCCGGCCACGCAGGCGGCGGCGATCTCGCCCTGCGAGTGCCCGATCACGGCGGCCGGGCGCACCCCGTAGGAGCGCCACAGCTCGGCCAGCGAGACCATGACCGCCCAGAGCACGGGCTGCACCACCTCCACCCGCTCCAGCGAGCCCGCGCCGCGGATGACCTCCAGCAGGTCCCAGTCCGCGTGCGGGGCCAGCGCCTGGGCGCACTCGGCCATCCTGGCGGCGAACACCGGTGCGGAGTCCAGCAGTTCGGCCGCCATGCCGATCCACTGCGAGCCCTGCCCGGGGAAGACGAAGGCGATCCGGGACTCGCTCTGGCGGCTGCCCTGCACCACGTTCGCCGCGGCGCGCCCGGCGGCCAGCTCGGTCAGCCCGGCGGCCAGCGCGGCGCGGTCCGCGCCGATCACCACCGCGCGGTCGCCGAGGGCGGCCCGGGAGGTGGCCAGCGTCCAGGCGAGGTCGGGCAGTGGCGCGCTGTCCAGGTGGTCGAGCAGCCGCTGCGCCTGGCCGGCCAGGCCCTGCTCGCCCTTGCCGGAGAGCACCAGCGGCAGCGGTCCGGCCGGTTCGGTGGCGCGCGGCGGCAGCTCGGGCTCGGGCACGCTCTCCAGGATCACGTGGGCGTTGGTGCCGCTGATGCCGAAGGAGGAGACCGCGGCCCGCCGGGCCTCGCCGCGCTCGGGCCAGTCCCTGGCCTCGGTGAGCAGTTCGACCGCGCCCTCGGTCCAGTCCACCTGCGGGGTGGGCTCCTCGACGTGCAGCGTCTTCGGCATCCGGCCGTGGCGCATCGCCATCACCAGCTTGATCACCCCGGCGACGCCCGCCGCCGCCTGGGTGTGGCCGATGTTGGACTTGATCGAGCCGAGCCACAGCGGCTCACCGCCGGCGCGCTCCTGCCCGTAGGTCGCGAGCAGCGCCTGCGCCTCGATCGGGTCGCCCAGCGGGGTGCCGGTGCCGTGCGCCTCCACCAGGTGCACCTGGTCGGCGCTGAGCCGGGCGTTGGCCAGCGCCTGGCGGATCACCCGCTGCTGGGACGGCCCGTTGGGGGCGGTCAGGCCGTTGGAGGCGCCGTCCTGGTTGATCGCGCTGCCGCGGACCACGGCCAGCACCCGGTGCCCGTTGCGCTCGGCGTCCGACAGGCGCTCCAGCAGCACCATGCCGACGCCCTCGCCCCAGCCGGTGCCGTCCGCCGTGGCGGCGAAGGACTTGCACCGGCCGTCCAGCGAGAGCCCGCGCTGGCGGCTGAAGTCCACGAAGGTGTCCGGGGTGGACATCACGGTGACACCGCCGGCCAGCGCGTAGGCGCACTCGCCGGTGCGCAGCGCCTGGACCGCCAGGTGCAGCGCGACCAGCGAGGAGGAGCAGGCGGTGTCCACCGTGACGGCGGGCCCCTCCAGGCCCAGCGTGTAGGAGACCCGGCCGGAGGCGACACTGCCCAGGTTGCCGTTGCCGAGGTAGCCCTCGACGCCCTCGGGCACCTCGGCCAGCCAGCTGCCGTAGTCGTGGTACATCACCCCGGCGAAGATGCCGGTCCGGCTGCCGCGCAGGGTGTGCGGGTCGATGTTGGCCCGCTCGAACGCCTCCCAGGAGACCTCGAGCAGCAGGCGCTGCTGCGGGTCCATCGCGATCGCCTCGCGCGGCGAGATGCCGAAGAACGCGGCGTCGAAGCGCGGTGCGTCGTAGAGGAAGCCGCCCTCACGCACGTGGGTCTTGCCCGGCGCGTCCGGGTCCGGGTCGTAGAGCCCCTCGACGTCCCAGTCGCGGTCGGCGGGGAAGTCCCCCACCGCGTCCACGCCCTGGTCGACCAGCTGCCACAACTGCTCGGGCGAGCTGACGCCGCCGGGGTAGCGGCAGCTCATCGCCACGATCGCGATCGGCTCCTGCGCCGCCGCCTCGATCCGCGTGTTCTGCTGGCGCAGGCGTTCGTTCTCCAGCAACGACTCGCGCAGCGCCTCGACGATCTGCTCGACAGATGTATCCACGGTCGGTGTCGCTCCCTGATTACTTGGCGTCGCTACGGTCGAGCGCAGTGCGGATGAGGTCGTTGATGTCCATGTTCTTGATGGCCGAGCTCCGGTCGGCCTCCGCCTGCGCTTCGGCAGGCGCGCCGGGCGCGGCCGGCTTCGCGTCGGCGGGGGCGGTCCCGGAGAGCTCCAGCAGGCGCTCCAGCAGCCCGGACTCGCGGAGCCTGGCCACCGGGATGCCGGCCAGCAGTTCGGCCACCCGGGCGTCGTCGGGCTCCTCGGCCGCCGCCCGGCTCTTCTCCGGCCGCAACCTGTCCAGCAGGTAGCCGGCCAGCGCCGCCGGGGTGGCGTAGTCGAAGATCAGCGTGGACGGCAGGCGCAGCCCGCTGACCGCGTTCAGCTTGTTGCGCAGCTCCACCGCGGCGAGCGAGTCGAAGCCCAACTCGGTGAAGGCGCGCCGGGGTTGGACGGAGGACGGACCGTCGTGCCCGAGCACGGCGGCCACCTGCGAGCGGACCGCCTCCAGCACCGCGTGCTCGTGGTCGGCGGCCGGCAGCGTGCTCAGGCGCTGGGCCAGCGAGGCCGCACCGCCGGAGCCGCCCGAGCCGCCGGCCCCGGTGGCCGCGTCCCGGCGCACGGTGGGCCGCACCAGGGCGCGCAGCACGGCGGGGATCTCCTCGCCGCGCCCGCGCAGCGCCGCCAGGTCCAGGCGGGCCGGCACCAGGGTGGCACGCTCGGCGCGCAGCGCCGCGTCGAACAGGGCCAGCCCCTCGGCCGGGTCCAGCGCGCCGATGCCGGAGCGCTCGATCCGCTCCAGGTCGGCCTCGCCGAGCCCGCCGCCCATCCCGCCGGCGCCCGCCCACAGGCCCCAGGCCAGCGCGGTGGCCGGCAGGCCGGCCGCGACCCGCTGCTCGGCCAGCGCGTCCAGGAAGACGTTGGCCGCCGCGTAGTTGCCCTGCCCGGTGGCGTCCAGCGTGCCGGCCGCCGAGGAGAACAGCACGAACCTGCTGATCTCCCGCTCCAGGGTCAACTCGTGCAGGTGCCAGGCCCCGTCGACCTTGGGCCGCAGCACCGGGTCGATCCGCTCGGGGGTCAGCGAGCCGATCAGCGCGTCGTCCAGGACGCCCGCGGTGTGCACGATGCTGCGCACCGGGTGCTCGGCGAGCAGTGCGGCCAGCGCCGCCCGGTCGGCGACGTCGCAGGCCACCACCGCCACCTGGGCGCCCAGTTCGGCCAGCTCGGCCTGCAACTCCCGTGCCTCGGGGGCCTGCAGGCCCCGGCGCCCGGCCAGCACCAGGCTGGTGACCGCGTGCTGGCGCACCAGGTGCCTGGCCACCAGCGCGCCCAGGCCGCCGGTGCCGCCGGTGATCAGCACGGTGCCCCAGTCGGGGCCCTCCTGATCGGCCTGCGGCAGCTGGACCCTGGCCAGCCGCGGCACCTGGATCCCGCCCTCGCGCAGCGCCAGTTCGGGCTCGCCCGAGTCGAGCGCGGCGGCCAGCAGCGGCAGCGTGAGCGGCTCCTCGCCCAGGCCCGCGACGTCCACCAGGACGATCCGGCCCGGGTCCTCGGCCTGCGCCGCACGGACCAGGCCGCGCACGGCGGCGTCCGCCAGTCCCTGGGCGGTCAGCACCACCAGCGTCGCCTTGGCGTACCGGTCCTCGCGCAGCCACTCCTGGACGGGGCCGAGCACGGCGTGCAGCGCGGCGCGCACGGCCGTGGGCACCGGGCCCTCGGCCGCCGTCGGCACCGGCAGCAGCACCACGTCGGGGACGGCGTCGCCGAGCGCGGTCAGCTCCGGGTGGACGGGCACGTCGAGGCCGAGGCCGTCGGTGCCGAGCACCGCGAACTGCCGGTTGCCCACGCCCTGGGCGGTGAGATCGGGGCGTGGCGTCAGCTCCACGGTGTACAGCGAGTCCTGCTGGGGGCCGAGTTGGCCGGCCGCCACCGGCCGGGTCACGAAGGAGGAGACGGTGGCGACCGGGGTCCCGGCGCCGTCGGAAAGCTCGATCCGGATGCCCTCGCCGCCTTCGCGGGTCAGCCGCACCCGGGCCGCCGAGGCGCCGCCGGCGTGCAGTTCGACCCCGTTCCAGGCGAACGGGAGCAGCACCTTGCCGTCCGCAGGACGCTCCTCGTCCAGCAGCGCGGTGGCGTGCAGGGCGGCGTCCAGCAGCGCGGGGTGCAGGCCGAAGCGAGCGGCGTCGGGCCGTTCGGCGGCGGGGAGTTCGAGCTCGGTGAAGACCTCCTCGCCGCGCCGCCAGGCCGCCTTGACGCCCTGGAAGACCGGGCCGTACTCGTAGCCCTCGGTGCGCATCCGCTCGTACAGGCCGGTGACGTCGACCTCGGTCGCGCCGGCCGGCGGCCACGGGGCGGACGGCTCGGGGCGGACGGTGCCGCGCTCGGCGAGCAGGCCGGTGGCGTTGGTGGTCCAGCCGGCCTCCTCGTCGCCCGCCGGGCGGGAGAAGATCTGCACGGCTCCGCCGCGCGCGGCCACCACCTGGAGCTGCACGGCCCTCGACTCCGGCAGCAGCAGCGGCGCCTGGAGGGTGAGTTCCTCCAGGACCGGCAGGCCGAGCAGGTCGCCGGCCCGGATCGCGAGGTCGACCAGCGCGGTCCCCGGCAGCAGGACCGTGCCGAGGACGGCGTGCTCGGCGAGCATCGGGTGGGTGGCCCGCGACACCCGCCCGGTCAGCACCACCTCGTCGGAGGCGGCCAGCCGGATCTCGGCGCCGACCAGCGGGTGGTCCACCGGCGCCTGGCCCAGGCTGCCCGCGTCGCCCTTGGCGGCCGGGGCGTCCAGCCAGAACCGCCGGTGCTGGAAGGCGTAGGTGGGCAGCTCGACCGCCCGGGCGGTGTAGTCGCCGTAGAGCGCGGGCCAGTCCAGTGCGGCGCCGCGGGTGTGGGCCAGCGCGAGGGCGCCCAGCAGCTCCGCCACCTCGGGCTTGTCCTTGCGGGCGACCGGGACGAAGACGGCGTCCGCGTCCTCGGCCACGCAGTCCGGGCCCAGCGCGCTCAGCACGGCGTCCGGGCCCAGCTCCAGGAAGGTGGTGACCCCCTGGCCGGCCAGCGCGGCGATGCCGTCGGCGAAGCGCACGCCCTCCCGCACGTGCCGGACCCAGTACTCGGGCGTGCCCAGCTCGGCCGCGGTGGCCGGTCGGCCGGTCAGGGTGGAGACGATCGGGATGACCGGCTCGGCGTAGTCGAGTTCGGCCAGCACCGCGCCGAACTCGGCCAGCATGCCGTCCATCCGGGGCGAGTGGAAGGCGTGCGAGACGGTCAGCCGCTTGGAGCGCTCGAAGCGGGCCGCCAGTTCCAGCACCGCCTCGGTGTCGCCGGAGACCACCACGGAGCGCGGTCCGTTGACCGCCGCGATGCCGACCCGCTCGTCCAGCAGCGGCAGCACCTCGGCCTCGCCCGCCCGCACCGCGACCATCGCGCCGCCCTCGGGCAGCGCCTGCATCAGCCGGCCCCGGGCGGCGACCGCCTTCGCCGCGTCCGCCAGCGACCAGACGCCGCTGACGTGCGCCGCGGCCAGCTCGCCGATCGAGTGGCCCGCCAGGAAGTCCGGGCGCAGGCCGAACGACTCCAGCAGCCGGAAGAGCGCCACCTCGGTGGCGAAGAGCGCGGCCTGGGTGTAGGCCGTCCGGCTCAGCAGCTCGGCGTCCGTGCCGAAGACCACCTCGGCCAGCGGCCGCTCCAGCGCCGGGTCCAGGTGGGCGGCGGCGCGGTCGAAGTGCTCGGCGAAGACCGGGAAGGCCTCGTACCACTGGCGTCCCATGCCCGGGCGCTGCGAGCCCTGGCCGGAGAAGAGGAACGCCAGGCCGCCCTCGCCGACCGTGCCGGTGACCAGCCCGGGCGCCTCCTGCCCTGCGCTCAGCGCGGCGAGCGCGGCGTCGAGTTCGGCGCGCTCGGTGGCCAGCACCACCGCGCGGTAGGGGTGCGCGCTGCGGGTGGTGGCCAGTGCGAGGCCCAGGTCGGCGAGGGCCGGCTCGCCGGTGGCGGCCAGCCGCTCGGCCTGGGCGCCCAGTGCCTCGGGGCTGCGGGCCGAGAGCGGCAGCGCCACCAGGGTGGGCGGGGTGCCGGTGGCCGGGGTGTCCTCGACGGGCTGCGCCTCTTCGAGGATCACGTGCGCGTTGGTGCCGCTGATGCCGAAGGAGGAGACGGCGGCGCGGCGCGGGCCGCCGTCGGTCGGCCAGGGCCGGGACTCGGTGAGCAGTTCGACGGCGCCCGCCGTCCAGTCCACCTGGTCCGAGGGGGCGTCCACGTGCAGGGTCCTGGGCAGCACGCCGTGGCGCATCGCCTGGACCATCTTGATCACCCCGGCCACGCCCGCGGCGGCCTGGGTGTGGCCGATGTTGGACTTGATCGAGCCCAGCCAGAGCGGCCGGTCCGCCGCGTGCTCCTGCCCGTACGTCGCGAGCAGGGCCTGCGCCTCGATCGGGTCGCCCAGCGTGGTGCCGGTGCCGTGCGCCTCCACCACGTCGACCTCGGCCGCCGACAGCCCGGCACTGGCCAGCGCCTGGCGGATCACCCGCTGCTGGGAGGGGCCGTTGGGGGCGGTCAGGCCGTTGGAGGCGCCGTCCTGGTTGATCGCGCTGCCCCGCAGCACGGCGAGCACCCGGTGCCCGTTGCGCTCGGCGTCGGAGCGCCGCTCCAGCACCAGCATGCCGACGCCCTCGCCCCAGCCGGTGCCGTCCGCCGCAGCCGCGAAGGACTTGCAGCGCCCGTCGGCGGCCTGGCCGCGCTGGCGGCTGAAGTCGATGAAGGTGTCGGGGGTGGACATCACGGTGACACCGCCGGCCAGCGCCAGCGTGCACTCGCCGCCGCGCAGCGCCTGCGCGGCCAGGTGCAGGGTGACCAGCGAGGAGGAGCAGGCGGTGTCGACGGTGACCGCCGGTCCTTCGAGCCCGAGCGCGTAGGCGACGCGTCCGGAGACCACGCTGCCGAGGGTGCCGTTGCCGAAGTAGGCGGCCACCTCCTCGGGGGCCTCGGTGAGCCAGCTGCCGTAGTCGTGGTACATCACCCCGGCGAACACCCCGGTCGCGGTCCCGCGGACCGTCGCCGGATCGATGCCCGCGCGTTCGAACGCCTCCCAGGAGACCTCCAGCAGCAGGCGCTGCTGCGGGTCCATCGCGACCGCTTCGCGCGGCGAGATGCCGAAGAAGTCGGCGTCGAACTCCGCGGCCCGGTAGAGGAACCCGCCCTCACGGGAGTAGGTCTTGCCGGGCGTGCCCGGCTCCGGGTCGAAGATCGCCTCGGTGTCCCAGCCGCGGTCGGTGGGGAAGTCCGCGATGGTGTCGACGCCGTCGGCGACCAGGCGCCAGAGATCCTCCGGCGACTCGACGCCGCCGGGGTAGCGGCAGCTCATCCCGACGATCACGATCGGGTCCTCGGCCAGGCCGGCGGACGTCACCGCCGGGGCGGCCTGCTCCGCGGACGCGCTGCCGAACAGGGTGTCGCGGATGTGCTCGGCCAGCAGCTTCGGTGACGGGTAGTCGAAGACCAGGGTGGCCGGCAGCCGCAGCCCGGTCGCCGAGTTGAGGCGGTTGCGCAGCTCCACGGCGGCCAGCGAGTCGAAGCCGAGCTCGGTGAACGCCCGGGTCGGGCTGATCGCCGCCGCGCCCTCGTGCCGCAGCACGGCGGCCACCTCGGTGCGGACCAGCTCCAGCAGCGCGCGCTCCCGCTCGGCGGCGGGCAGCGCGGCGAGCGCGCTGTCGGCGGCCAGGTCGCGGGTGCCGCGGGCCGCCGACGCCCGGCGGTTGGCCGGCCGCACCAGGCCGCTGAGCAGCGCGGGGATGCCGTCCGCGCGGCCGCGCACGGCGGCGGCGTCCACCTCGACGGGGACCACCCTGGCCTCGCCGGTGCGCACCGCGGCGTCGAACAGGCGCAGCGAGTGCGCGGCGTCCAGTCCGGGCAGTCCGTAGCGGGCGATCCGGGCCAGCGTCGCCCCGTCGAGCGCGGCGCCCATGCCCGCCTCACCCGTCCACAGGCCCCAGGCCAGGGCGGTGGCGGGCAGGCCCAGCGAGGCACGGTGCTCGGCCAGCGCGTCCAGGAAGGCGTTGGCCGCCGCGTAGTTGCCCTGGCCGGCGCCGTCGAGGACGGCGGCGAGCGAGGAGAAGAGCACGAAGGCCTTCAGGTCGAGCCCGGCGGTGAGCTCGTGCAGGTGGCAGGCGCCGTCCACCTTGGCCCGGAACACCTCCTCCAGCGCCTCCTCGGTGAGCGAGCCGATCACCCCGTCGCGCACCGCGCCGGCGGCGTGGACCACCGAGTCGACCGGGTGGGCGGCCAGCAGCGCGGCCACCGCGGCGCGGTCGCCCACGTCGCAGCCGACCACGGCCACCTCGGCGCCCAACTCGGCCAACTCGGCCGCGAGTTCGGGAGCCGAGCCGCGGCGCCCGGCCAGCACCAGGCGGCGCACACCGTGCTCGGTGACCAGGTGCCGGGCCAGCAGTCCGCCCAGGCCGCCGGTGCCGCCGGTGATCAGGACCCTCCCCCACTCGGGCGCCTCGTTCGCCGCCGACGGCAGCACGGTCAGCCGGGGGGCGGTGAACTCACCACCGAGCAGCGACAGTTCGGGCTCGCCGGTGGCCAGCGCAGCGGTCAGCTCGGCGTCGGTGGGCAGGTCGGCGTGCTCGATCAGGACGAAGCGCCCGGGGTTCTCCGCCTGCGCGGAGCGCACCAGGCCGCGGATCGGCGCCTGGGCGAGCGCGGGCGAGGTGACCACCACCAGCGTGACGTCGGCGAAGCGGTCCTCGGCCAGCCAGGCCTGGAGGACCCGCAGTACCCGGGCGGTGGCGTTCCTGGTCGCGAGCGGCAGGGCCCCGGCGTCGGCGGCCGCGTGGAGCACGACCGCCTGCGGCAGCGGGTCGGCGAGGCCCGCGAGGCCGGTCTCGGCAGGCTCGCCGGCCAGCACCGCGATCCGCAGCGGCTCCGGCGCGCTCGGCACGCCCAGCGGCGACTGCCGTACGGCGTAGAGGACTTCGTCGTCCGAGACCGGGCGGGAGACCAGGCCCCGCACGGTGGCCAGCGGCGCGCCGGTGGCGTCCGCGAAGTCGAGCGCGAGGGTGTCCTGGCCCGGGTGGGAGATCCGCACCCGCACCGCGGCGGCACCGGCGGCGTACAGCGACACCCCGGTCCAGGCGAACGGCACCAGCACCTCGGCGCGGGGCTCGGCGCCCCGGACGGGCTCTAGGTCGGCGGCGTGCAGGGCGGCGTCCAGCAGCGCCGGGTGCAGGCCGAACTCTCCTGCCTCGGCGGCGAGTTCGGCGGTCAGCGCGACCTCGGCGAAGATCTCGCCGCCGTGCCGCCAGGCTGCCCGCAGCCCCTGGAACGCCGGGCCGTAGCCGTAGCCCTGGGCCGCCAGGGTCTCGTAGACGCCGGTGAGGTCGATCGCCTCGGCGCCCTGCGGCGGCCAGCTGTCCAGCGGCTGCGGCAGCGGTTCGGCGGCGGGTGCCAGCACACCGCTGGCGTGCTGGGTCCACTGCCCCGCGTCCGCGCCGTCCGCCCTGGAGTGGATGGTCAGCTGCCGGCGCCCGCTCTCGTCCGGCTCGCCGACGGCGACCTGGATGCCCGTGCCGCCCTCGGCCGGCAGCACCAGCGGGGCGCCCAGGGTGAGTTCCTCGATCGCACCCGCGCCCACGTGGTCGCCCGCGCGCACGGCCAGCTCCACGAAGGCGGTGCCGGGGAAGAGCACCCGCCCGGCGATGACGTGATCGCCCAGCCAGGGCCGGGACCGCAGCGAGAGGTGTCCGGTCAGCACCACACCGTCCGCGCCGACGGCCACCACCGCACTCAACAGCGGGTGACTGGCGGGCAGCTGGCCGAGGTCGGCGAG from Kitasatospora sp. NBC_01250 includes these protein-coding regions:
- a CDS encoding type I polyketide synthase encodes the protein MNESSSDSVLARLLAAAAPSEHRRLVLDLVSSTAVAALKAARPEAAETLDTALAFTELGFDSLASVDLQARLVAATGLDLPVTVVYECPTPAALVDRLLAAALGVVTPEPAPTANLGAADEPIAIVGIGCRFAGGVDSPDALWQLLLDGGEVLSDFPEDRGWDLERMFDEDPDTPGSSYVRSGGFLDTATEFDADFFGISPREALAMDPQQRLVLETAWQALEHAGVDPLALRGTEAGMFFGAEVQEYGPRLHEAPDGLDAYLMTGNAPSVISGRVAYVLGAVGPAVTVDTACSASLVAIHLACQSLRAGESSLALAGGVAVMGGPGVFTAFSRQRGLAPDGRCKAFAAAADGTGFAEGVGVLVLERLSEARRNNHQVLAVVRGSAVNQDGASNGLTAPSGTSQQRLIRQALANAGLRAAEVDAVDAHGTGTTLGDPIEASALIATYGQDRPEGAPLLLGSAKSNLGHTQGAAGVAGVIKMVLSMRNGFLPKSLHIDAPSPHVNWSAGAVELLTEGRPWPRTGAPRRAGVSSFGVSGTNAHLLLEHEAEAEQPAAEGDAADPAGPTPSGVLPYVLSARGEQALRQRAADLLPLLDRDEMRLADLSYSLATTRAGLANRAAIVAEDREELRAALSAIASGAASSGAALSGVAGPGKLAFLFTGQGSQRLAMGRELIDAFPVFAGALEQACGYLDLHLELPLTEVLFAAEGSAGAELLHRTEYAQPALFAIEVALFRLAESWGLRPDYLAGHSIGELAAAHVAGVLTLEDAAILVAARGRLMQALPAGGAMVAVQATEAEVAPLLTGQVGLAAVNGPRAVVLSGAEQEVLRIAEELAAAGHRTKRLRVSHAFHSPLMEPMLTEFRRIARVLAYAAPKIPIVSTVTGELCSEQLATPEYWVEHVAAQVRFADAMTELAGAGVGTFLEIGPDGVLCAMGQECLEDSAAVFAPLLRREHPEPRQAVLALAAAYRAGVPVDWARFHAGRDGQRIDLPNYPFQRRRFWLEPGSARADLADLGQLPASHPLLSAVVAVGADGVVLTGHLSLRSRPWLGDHVIAGRVLFPGTAFVELAVRAGDHVGAGAIEELTLGAPLVLPAEGGTGIQVAVGEPDESGRRQLTIHSRADGADAGQWTQHASGVLAPAAEPLPQPLDSWPPQGAEAIDLTGVYETLAAQGYGYGPAFQGLRAAWRHGGEIFAEVALTAELAAEAGEFGLHPALLDAALHAADLEPVRGAEPRAEVLVPFAWTGVSLYAAGAAAVRVRISHPGQDTLALDFADATGAPLATVRGLVSRPVSDDEVLYAVRQSPLGVPSAPEPLRIAVLAGEPAETGLAGLADPLPQAVVLHAAADAGALPLATRNATARVLRVLQAWLAEDRFADVTLVVVTSPALAQAPIRGLVRSAQAENPGRFVLIEHADLPTDAELTAALATGEPELSLLGGEFTAPRLTVLPSAANEAPEWGRVLITGGTGGLGGLLARHLVTEHGVRRLVLAGRRGSAPELAAELAELGAEVAVVGCDVGDRAAVAALLAAHPVDSVVHAAGAVRDGVIGSLTEEALEEVFRAKVDGACHLHELTAGLDLKAFVLFSSLAAVLDGAGQGNYAAANAFLDALAEHRASLGLPATALAWGLWTGEAGMGAALDGATLARIARYGLPGLDAAHSLRLFDAAVRTGEARVVPVEVDAAAVRGRADGIPALLSGLVRPANRRASAARGTRDLAADSALAALPAAERERALLELVRTEVAAVLRHEGAAAISPTRAFTELGFDSLAAVELRNRLNSATGLRLPATLVFDYPSPKLLAEHIRDTLFGSASAEQAAPAVTSAGLAEDPIVIVGMSCRYPGGVESPEDLWRLVADGVDTIADFPTDRGWDTEAIFDPEPGTPGKTYSREGGFLYRAAEFDADFFGISPREAVAMDPQQRLLLEVSWEAFERAGIDPATVRGTATGVFAGVMYHDYGSWLTEAPEEVAAYFGNGTLGSVVSGRVAYALGLEGPAVTVDTACSSSLVTLHLAAQALRGGECTLALAGGVTVMSTPDTFIDFSRQRGQAADGRCKSFAAAADGTGWGEGVGMLVLERRSDAERNGHRVLAVLRGSAINQDGASNGLTAPNGPSQQRVIRQALASAGLSAAEVDVVEAHGTGTTLGDPIEAQALLATYGQEHAADRPLWLGSIKSNIGHTQAAAGVAGVIKMVQAMRHGVLPRTLHVDAPSDQVDWTAGAVELLTESRPWPTDGGPRRAAVSSFGISGTNAHVILEEAQPVEDTPATGTPPTLVALPLSARSPEALGAQAERLAATGEPALADLGLALATTRSAHPYRAVVLATERAELDAALAALSAGQEAPGLVTGTVGEGGLAFLFSGQGSQRPGMGRQWYEAFPVFAEHFDRAAAHLDPALERPLAEVVFGTDAELLSRTAYTQAALFATEVALFRLLESFGLRPDFLAGHSIGELAAAHVSGVWSLADAAKAVAARGRLMQALPEGGAMVAVRAGEAEVLPLLDERVGIAAVNGPRSVVVSGDTEAVLELAARFERSKRLTVSHAFHSPRMDGMLAEFGAVLAELDYAEPVIPIVSTLTGRPATAAELGTPEYWVRHVREGVRFADGIAALAGQGVTTFLELGPDAVLSALGPDCVAEDADAVFVPVARKDKPEVAELLGALALAHTRGAALDWPALYGDYTARAVELPTYAFQHRRFWLDAPAAKGDAGSLGQAPVDHPLVGAEIRLAASDEVVLTGRVSRATHPMLAEHAVLGTVLLPGTALVDLAIRAGDLLGLPVLEELTLQAPLLLPESRAVQLQVVAARGGAVQIFSRPAGDEEAGWTTNATGLLAERGTVRPEPSAPWPPAGATEVDVTGLYERMRTEGYEYGPVFQGVKAAWRRGEEVFTELELPAAERPDAARFGLHPALLDAALHATALLDEERPADGKVLLPFAWNGVELHAGGASAARVRLTREGGEGIRIELSDGAGTPVATVSSFVTRPVAAGQLGPQQDSLYTVELTPRPDLTAQGVGNRQFAVLGTDGLGLDVPVHPELTALGDAVPDVVLLPVPTAAEGPVPTAVRAALHAVLGPVQEWLREDRYAKATLVVLTAQGLADAAVRGLVRAAQAEDPGRIVLVDVAGLGEEPLTLPLLAAALDSGEPELALREGGIQVPRLARVQLPQADQEGPDWGTVLITGGTGGLGALVARHLVRQHAVTSLVLAGRRGLQAPEARELQAELAELGAQVAVVACDVADRAALAALLAEHPVRSIVHTAGVLDDALIGSLTPERIDPVLRPKVDGAWHLHELTLEREISRFVLFSSAAGTLDATGQGNYAAANVFLDALAEQRVAAGLPATALAWGLWAGAGGMGGGLGEADLERIERSGIGALDPAEGLALFDAALRAERATLVPARLDLAALRGRGEEIPAVLRALVRPTVRRDAATGAGGSGGSGGAASLAQRLSTLPAADHEHAVLEAVRSQVAAVLGHDGPSSVQPRRAFTELGFDSLAAVELRNKLNAVSGLRLPSTLIFDYATPAALAGYLLDRLRPEKSRAAAEEPDDARVAELLAGIPVARLRESGLLERLLELSGTAPADAKPAAPGAPAEAQAEADRSSAIKNMDINDLIRTALDRSDAK